From a region of the Gammaproteobacteria bacterium genome:
- the nadC gene encoding carboxylating nicotinate-nucleotide diphosphorylase, producing MSIPLPDDVVECVHRALAEDIGNGDLTAALIDPQARARAQVISRETAVLCGCAWFDEVFHQLDRDVRVTWHAHDGDDLHADQIVCKLEGPARALLTGERTALNFLQTLSGTATAARRYAEAVRGTHAAILDTRKTLPGLRRAQKYAVRVGGSRNHRLGLFDGMLIKENHIAAAGGIAAAIDAARRQGVKVPVEIEVENLEQLRAAIAADADIVLLDNFDLDGLRNAVRATAGRVKLEASGGVDLERVRAIAETGVDYISVGALTKHLHAVDLSMRFDFEPRPK from the coding sequence ATGTCCATCCCTCTGCCCGACGACGTGGTCGAATGCGTGCACCGCGCACTTGCCGAGGACATCGGCAACGGCGATCTGACAGCTGCTTTGATTGATCCGCAGGCACGCGCACGCGCACAGGTGATATCGCGCGAAACCGCGGTGTTGTGCGGCTGCGCATGGTTTGATGAGGTATTCCATCAATTGGACCGGGATGTCCGCGTCACCTGGCACGCGCACGACGGCGACGACCTCCATGCCGACCAGATTGTGTGCAAGCTCGAAGGCCCGGCGCGTGCGCTGCTCACCGGCGAGCGCACCGCACTCAACTTTCTGCAAACCCTGTCCGGGACCGCCACCGCCGCACGCCGTTATGCCGAAGCCGTGCGTGGCACGCACGCGGCAATTCTCGACACCCGCAAGACGCTGCCGGGCCTGCGGCGCGCGCAGAAATACGCGGTGCGCGTGGGCGGCTCCCGCAACCATCGCCTGGGCCTGTTCGACGGCATGCTCATCAAGGAAAACCACATCGCCGCCGCCGGTGGTATAGCGGCCGCAATTGACGCCGCCCGCCGTCAGGGCGTGAAAGTACCGGTGGAAATCGAGGTTGAAAATCTGGAGCAGTTGCGTGCGGCCATCGCAGCCGATGCCGACATCGTGCTACTCGACAACTTCGACCTCGACGGGCTGCGCAATGCGGTGCGCGCAACCGCGGGGCGCGTCAAACTCGAAGCCTCCGGCGGCGTGGACCTGGAGCGGGTGCGTGCCATCGCCGAAACCGGCGTGGACTACATCTCGGTAGGCGCGCTCACCAAGCATCTGCATGCCGTGGATCTGTCCATGCGTTTTGACTTCGAGCCGCGACCGAAGTAA
- a CDS encoding TonB-dependent receptor, protein MNSNLKSACRYALLTGGALAVAVPSVFAQNAPAAGTSNQAVTAQLAKVTVTGTAIPRTNVETPAPVTVITAKQIQQSGLTTIADVVRTLSSDNSGTIPLAFTAGFANGSSGVALRGLTVNSTLILIDGRRTTAYPLADDGERSFTDLNTIPLNAVERIEVLKDGASSIYGADAIAGVVNIILYPSWTGSRATAQIGGSQHGGGASQDYTFITGTGNLDTNNYNAYLSVEYHTQRPIYNHNRKFPLDACDLSSIGYFDGCVGGNPAFGGSGVGGSIYGVEAPATLGTPGNLLTGVQISGTSFVPIRPCPTPVTYPGTGGGTGTGCAYNQVANYGQLAPETKSYSVDGRITVNLNSTTTAYLNASFNQFRMVSQSGQGASIQNGVPNNTDTIALPPTLPNGNPNPQDLFASQGQYALIQYNFGDLPGFGWETDVNHVMRMDADVNGALTENWNYDAALNLNHAWLNVNDYGFLDFPQLMQDVTNGTYNFLDPSQNSQAVRDALSPTIGKTSTTDEDSADFTINGPLTNLPGGPLALAVGVQWRYEAQDDAALNPGDNFQGLGNTQTIGHRNVSALFAELDAPVLPSLEMDLSGREDHYSDFGSAFSPKFGVKWTPIQQLAFRGTYSRGFRAPSFGENGSSSVLGFITFNPILSAPAWVNTHCATGSPPGTPTAPCTPDFYASPYGLGLFTGANPAIQPERARNYTLGMVFQPISELSGSVDYYNILKTNVIAPPATSALISAYFSGSPMPAGSVIVDTPDPLHPTALPRPIQFNGVYSNLNELRTSGFDVNLRYNEDFGPLTWTSNFNGTKIETWCETLSAGGPCVSMVGTQGPYILSSGAGTPKYRWNWANTLAFGQEFSATATVYWTSGLYMSVPDIFGPTAGCFSTGPSGNPVPPDCEMPAFWYVDLTGQWNINNNWALTAGILNATDKAPPFDPIDYAGNNYNPTYAQQGAMGRFYQVGVQVKF, encoded by the coding sequence ATGAACAGCAACCTGAAAAGTGCCTGCCGTTACGCTCTGTTGACGGGCGGCGCGCTGGCGGTGGCGGTGCCATCGGTTTTCGCGCAAAACGCGCCGGCAGCCGGCACGTCGAATCAAGCCGTCACGGCTCAACTTGCCAAGGTCACCGTCACCGGCACCGCCATTCCACGGACCAACGTTGAAACCCCGGCACCGGTCACAGTGATCACGGCCAAACAGATTCAGCAAAGCGGCTTGACCACCATCGCGGATGTGGTGCGTACCCTGTCGTCGGACAATAGCGGCACCATTCCGCTGGCATTTACCGCCGGTTTTGCCAACGGCTCGTCAGGCGTGGCACTGCGCGGCCTGACAGTGAATTCCACCTTGATCCTGATCGATGGCCGACGCACCACGGCTTATCCGCTGGCTGACGACGGCGAGCGTTCCTTTACTGATTTGAACACCATTCCGTTGAATGCCGTCGAGCGTATTGAGGTGCTGAAAGACGGTGCCTCGTCGATCTATGGCGCGGACGCCATCGCCGGCGTGGTAAACATCATTCTGTATCCCTCGTGGACCGGTTCACGCGCTACCGCGCAGATTGGCGGTTCGCAGCATGGTGGCGGTGCCTCGCAGGATTACACGTTCATCACCGGCACCGGCAATCTGGATACCAACAACTACAACGCATACCTGAGTGTCGAGTACCACACCCAGCGGCCGATCTATAACCACAATCGCAAATTTCCACTGGATGCCTGCGACCTGAGCTCGATTGGCTATTTTGACGGTTGCGTCGGCGGCAATCCTGCATTTGGCGGTTCCGGCGTCGGTGGCTCCATCTACGGCGTTGAGGCGCCGGCCACCCTTGGAACGCCGGGCAACTTGTTGACCGGCGTGCAGATTTCCGGAACGAGCTTCGTGCCCATCCGTCCCTGCCCGACTCCTGTGACCTATCCGGGCACCGGTGGCGGCACCGGCACGGGCTGTGCCTACAACCAGGTTGCCAATTACGGCCAGCTTGCACCCGAAACCAAGAGTTACTCCGTAGACGGCCGTATTACGGTGAACCTGAATTCCACCACCACGGCCTATCTGAACGCGAGCTTCAACCAGTTCCGCATGGTGTCCCAGAGCGGTCAGGGTGCTTCAATCCAGAATGGCGTTCCCAATAATACCGATACCATTGCGCTGCCGCCCACGCTCCCGAATGGCAACCCTAATCCGCAGGACCTGTTTGCATCTCAAGGTCAGTACGCGCTGATCCAGTACAACTTCGGCGATCTGCCCGGCTTTGGTTGGGAAACCGATGTCAACCATGTGATGCGCATGGACGCCGACGTGAACGGCGCGCTCACCGAAAACTGGAACTACGACGCCGCACTGAACCTGAATCACGCCTGGCTGAACGTCAATGACTACGGCTTTCTGGACTTTCCACAGTTGATGCAAGACGTCACCAACGGCACCTACAATTTCCTGGATCCGTCGCAGAACTCGCAGGCCGTGCGCGACGCGCTGTCGCCCACCATCGGCAAGACCTCGACTACCGACGAAGACTCGGCGGATTTCACCATCAACGGTCCGCTGACGAATTTGCCGGGGGGGCCCTTGGCTTTGGCGGTAGGCGTGCAGTGGCGCTACGAGGCGCAGGATGATGCGGCGCTGAATCCGGGCGACAACTTTCAAGGCCTCGGCAACACCCAGACCATCGGCCACCGCAATGTCTCGGCCTTGTTTGCGGAGCTGGATGCGCCGGTGCTGCCGTCTCTGGAGATGGATCTGTCCGGGCGCGAGGACCACTATTCCGACTTCGGCAGTGCCTTCTCGCCGAAATTCGGTGTGAAATGGACGCCGATCCAGCAACTAGCCTTCCGCGGCACCTACTCGCGCGGTTTCCGGGCGCCGTCCTTTGGCGAGAACGGCTCGAGCTCGGTACTGGGATTCATCACCTTCAATCCGATCCTGAGTGCACCGGCGTGGGTGAACACGCACTGCGCCACGGGATCGCCGCCGGGAACACCGACTGCGCCCTGTACGCCGGATTTCTACGCATCGCCATACGGCTTGGGGCTGTTTACCGGCGCCAATCCGGCTATCCAGCCGGAGCGGGCTCGCAACTATACGCTGGGCATGGTGTTTCAGCCGATTTCAGAGCTCAGCGGCTCGGTGGACTACTACAACATCCTGAAGACCAACGTGATTGCGCCGCCGGCAACTTCGGCGCTGATTTCCGCCTACTTCTCCGGTTCGCCGATGCCGGCGGGATCGGTCATCGTGGACACGCCCGATCCGCTGCATCCGACCGCACTGCCGCGCCCGATTCAGTTCAACGGCGTGTATTCCAACCTGAATGAGTTGCGCACCAGCGGCTTCGATGTCAACTTGCGTTACAACGAGGATTTTGGCCCGCTGACTTGGACCAGCAATTTCAACGGTACCAAAATCGAGACTTGGTGTGAAACGCTGTCGGCCGGCGGTCCCTGTGTCTCCATGGTGGGTACGCAAGGGCCGTACATCTTGTCCTCGGGTGCCGGCACGCCGAAGTACCGCTGGAACTGGGCCAATACCCTTGCATTCGGACAGGAGTTCAGCGCCACCGCCACAGTCTATTGGACGAGCGGGTTGTACATGTCGGTACCCGACATCTTTGGACCGACTGCCGGGTGCTTCTCCACCGGCCCCAGCGGCAACCCGGTGCCGCCGGACTGCGAGATGCCGGCGTTCTGGTATGTGGACCTGACGGGCCAATGGAACATCAACAACAACTGGGCGCTGACCGCGGGCATCCTGAATGCGACCGACAAGGCCCCGCCGTTCGACCCGATTGACTATGCGGGCAACAACTACAACCCGACGTATGCGCAGCAGGGAGCGATGGGCCGTTTCTATCAGGTCGGCGTGCAGGTCAAGTTCTGA
- a CDS encoding sulfotransferase, producing the protein MAETLPLLTPAQAQARRQLQLGLRYLEAGDLPAAGNALLQAVRLDDTLALAHYQLGNCLRRYGDSARAEQALLAAIERDAVLNDAYISLAYLYHETGRGPDAGLILEKLLATRPDDVSLRFQLGGLLVKFGLFSAAESIFANCPPSDARHAQAQLTLGNAYQAAGQFERAQQAFLKAIDLNANSDAAYLRIAHTRRFGPGDSALIGKFERILAQPDLSAATHVCLHFSLGKIYDDLASYDQAFEHYRRGNELQHERVKFDREQLLDYIARAKQVFTAEFLRSAAPAPANATPQPIFVIGMLRSGTTLVERILASHPECYGLGETELVDALTRDLAAQTGKSYPECARALTLALCTRHAAALRSAWPAPARGLAHVIDKNPLNFLHLGLISLLFPGAPVMHCVRDPLDTCLSIYFQHFAHPRNTYAYALDDIAFFYRQYRDLMSYWQQVLPVPPYDVRYEQLVREPDSQVRALVAAAGLRWDPACLESHKHSERIDTASAWQARQPIYSASAGRWRRYARHLDSLREALGTG; encoded by the coding sequence ATGGCCGAGACCTTACCGCTCCTCACACCCGCCCAAGCGCAGGCTCGCCGCCAGCTGCAGCTTGGCCTGCGTTACCTCGAAGCCGGCGACCTGCCGGCCGCGGGCAATGCCCTGCTGCAGGCGGTCCGGCTCGACGACACACTCGCGCTCGCGCACTATCAGCTGGGCAACTGCCTGCGCCGCTACGGCGATAGCGCGCGTGCCGAACAGGCGCTGCTGGCCGCCATCGAGCGTGACGCTGTGCTGAACGATGCTTATATCAGCCTGGCCTATCTGTACCACGAGACCGGCCGCGGCCCTGACGCCGGCCTGATCCTAGAAAAGCTCCTCGCGACGCGACCGGACGATGTCAGCCTCCGCTTCCAGCTCGGAGGCCTGCTCGTCAAGTTCGGACTGTTCTCCGCAGCCGAAAGTATTTTTGCCAACTGCCCGCCCTCCGATGCACGTCACGCCCAGGCACAGCTCACGCTGGGCAACGCCTACCAAGCGGCCGGACAGTTCGAACGGGCGCAACAGGCCTTCCTCAAGGCCATAGACCTGAATGCCAATAGCGATGCCGCCTATCTGAGGATCGCACACACCCGGCGTTTTGGCCCGGGGGACTCCGCACTCATCGGGAAGTTCGAACGGATTCTTGCGCAACCGGATCTGAGCGCGGCGACACACGTTTGCCTGCACTTCAGCCTCGGAAAGATATACGACGATCTGGCATCCTACGACCAGGCCTTCGAGCACTATCGGCGCGGCAACGAGTTGCAACACGAACGCGTGAAATTCGACCGCGAGCAGTTGCTGGATTACATCGCGCGCGCCAAACAAGTATTCACCGCCGAATTCCTGCGCAGCGCAGCCCCGGCGCCCGCGAACGCGACCCCGCAGCCGATCTTCGTGATCGGCATGTTGCGCAGCGGCACCACGCTCGTCGAGCGCATTCTTGCGAGCCACCCCGAGTGCTACGGCCTCGGTGAAACGGAACTCGTGGATGCGCTCACCCGCGACCTGGCCGCACAGACCGGCAAAAGTTATCCGGAATGTGCGCGCGCACTCACTCTGGCCTTGTGCACGCGGCACGCGGCGGCACTACGCTCCGCCTGGCCAGCGCCGGCGCGCGGGCTTGCGCATGTCATTGACAAGAATCCGCTCAATTTCCTGCACCTGGGATTGATCAGCTTGCTGTTTCCGGGTGCGCCGGTCATGCATTGCGTGCGCGATCCTCTGGACACCTGCCTGTCCATCTACTTCCAGCACTTTGCCCACCCGCGCAATACTTATGCCTACGCGCTCGACGACATCGCGTTCTTTTACCGCCAATACCGGGATCTCATGAGCTACTGGCAGCAGGTGCTGCCGGTACCGCCGTACGATGTACGGTATGAACAATTGGTGCGCGAGCCCGACAGTCAAGTTCGCGCGCTAGTGGCGGCTGCCGGCCTGCGGTGGGATCCGGCATGCCTCGAATCCCACAAGCACAGCGAACGCATAGATACCGCAAGTGCCTGGCAGGCGCGCCAGCCTATCTACAGCGCATCGGCCGGCCGCTGGCGCCGGTATGCACGCCACCTGGATAGTCTGCGGGAGGCGTTGGGCACAGGCTAG
- a CDS encoding Fe-Mn family superoxide dismutase, which yields MTHELPKLPYALDALAPHISKETLEFHYGKHHKAYVDKLNSLIPGTEFANSSLEDIVKKAKGGMFNQAAQVWNHSFYWHSLSPKGGGQPGGTLAEAVKKSFGSFEALQKEFSEKAAGLFGSGWAWLVRRPDGKLAVTQTSNAENPLTGSDKPLLTCDVWEHAYYIDYRNARPKYIEAWWKLVNWEFAAKNLGH from the coding sequence ATGACTCATGAATTGCCCAAGTTGCCATATGCGCTCGATGCGCTTGCGCCGCATATCTCGAAGGAAACCCTGGAGTTTCATTACGGCAAGCACCATAAAGCCTACGTGGACAAGCTCAACAGCCTGATCCCCGGCACCGAGTTTGCGAACTCCTCGCTCGAAGATATAGTGAAAAAGGCCAAGGGCGGGATGTTCAATCAAGCCGCACAGGTCTGGAACCACAGCTTTTACTGGCACAGCCTGAGTCCCAAGGGCGGCGGCCAGCCGGGCGGTACTCTGGCCGAGGCCGTGAAGAAATCCTTCGGCTCATTCGAGGCGCTGCAGAAGGAATTCAGCGAGAAAGCCGCCGGCCTGTTCGGTTCCGGCTGGGCCTGGCTGGTGAGGCGGCCGGATGGCAAGCTGGCCGTGACCCAGACCAGCAATGCGGAAAATCCGCTGACCGGCAGTGACAAGCCGTTGCTGACCTGCGACGTGTGGGAGCACGCGTACTATATTGATTACCGCAACGCCCGGCCGAAATACATCGAAGCCTGGTGGAAGCTGGTGAACTGGGAGTTCGCGGCGAAGAATCTTGGGCATTGA
- a CDS encoding oligopeptide:H+ symporter: MPRPQPRKAFLVLFAIEIWERFGYYGMASLMVLYMVERLGMGDARADLIWGAFSALVYSMPMLGGYVGDRILGARRTLVLGAITLGLGYVLLSVPLTETFFPAMGLIALGNGLFKVNPNNLASRLYEGDRSRLDILFTLYYTSLNIGSFVSILLTPWIKDHPAWSFDIGGLQFDSWHLAFGLSAIGLTLGLINYGAFQHYLRPYGTAPDFAKLNWRKLGAVILVSLVIAFVLAEIIRYRAAALGVVSLLLLLTALIFVRLLRSGDAGNRRRTVACIIFICISAVWAVYNQQIYTSLTLFALRNVRHELLGVQVSAAQFQDLNQFWLVVLAAPLAWFYQRMSRSARGDFSIATKYAAGLYLLALAFFLYAGSSFSAHAGIVSPWWLVGGYAAQSLGELLISALGFSMVSQLVPERVRGIIMGAWFLGMGVSNYAGGAIAGLAHVQPGHAAASETLPVYMYLFGGLAVAALISAVATTAAIPWLKTLSAREGDRPAAG, from the coding sequence ATGCCTCGTCCGCAGCCGCGCAAAGCCTTCCTGGTCCTGTTCGCCATCGAAATCTGGGAGCGCTTTGGCTACTACGGCATGGCTTCGCTCATGGTGCTCTACATGGTGGAGCGTCTCGGCATGGGCGATGCCCGGGCCGACCTCATCTGGGGCGCGTTTTCCGCGCTGGTCTATTCCATGCCGATGCTCGGCGGCTACGTGGGTGACCGCATATTGGGTGCGCGCCGCACGCTGGTGCTGGGAGCCATTACCCTGGGTCTGGGCTATGTGCTGCTCTCGGTGCCTTTGACCGAAACGTTTTTCCCGGCCATGGGGCTCATCGCGCTCGGCAATGGCCTGTTCAAGGTAAACCCCAACAACCTGGCTTCCCGTCTTTACGAAGGCGACCGTTCGCGTCTCGATATATTGTTTACCCTGTATTACACCTCGCTGAACATCGGTTCGTTTGTCTCGATCCTGCTTACGCCCTGGATCAAGGACCACCCGGCCTGGTCCTTCGACATCGGCGGATTACAGTTCGACAGCTGGCATCTCGCCTTTGGTCTGAGCGCCATCGGGCTGACGCTCGGTCTGATCAATTACGGGGCTTTTCAGCACTATCTGCGCCCGTATGGCACTGCCCCGGACTTTGCAAAACTCAACTGGCGCAAGCTCGGCGCCGTGATCCTGGTGTCGCTGGTCATCGCATTTGTGCTTGCCGAAATCATCCGTTATCGCGCCGCCGCACTCGGAGTCGTAAGCCTGCTGTTGCTGCTCACGGCTTTGATCTTCGTGCGCCTGCTGCGCAGCGGCGACGCCGGTAACCGCCGGCGCACAGTGGCCTGCATTATTTTCATCTGCATTTCGGCCGTCTGGGCCGTGTACAACCAGCAGATCTACACTTCGCTCACGCTGTTTGCCTTGCGCAATGTCAGGCATGAGCTATTGGGCGTGCAGGTTTCGGCGGCACAATTCCAGGATCTCAACCAGTTCTGGCTCGTGGTACTGGCCGCGCCCCTGGCCTGGTTCTATCAGCGCATGAGCCGCAGCGCACGCGGGGATTTTTCCATCGCGACCAAGTACGCAGCCGGCCTGTATCTTCTGGCGCTGGCGTTTTTCCTGTATGCGGGCAGCAGCTTCAGCGCGCACGCCGGCATCGTGTCTCCCTGGTGGCTGGTCGGCGGTTACGCAGCGCAATCGCTCGGCGAACTGCTGATCAGCGCGCTCGGCTTTTCCATGGTGTCGCAACTCGTGCCGGAACGCGTGCGCGGCATCATCATGGGTGCGTGGTTCTTGGGGATGGGCGTGAGCAACTACGCAGGCGGCGCGATTGCCGGGCTGGCGCATGTACAGCCCGGTCATGCAGCAGCCAGCGAGACTCTGCCGGTCTACATGTACCTGTTCGGCGGGTTAGCGGTCGCGGCACTGATTAGTGCGGTCGCGACAACTGCCGCAATCCCGTGGCTGAAAACACTGTCCGCGCGAGAAGGCGATCGGCCGGCTGCCGGGTGA
- a CDS encoding creatininase family protein has protein sequence MKIRDMNWMQVEEYLKKDDRAVLPIGSTEQHAQLSLCVDHILSERVALEAAEPLEVPVFPGVPYGITPYFMAYPGTISLTADTYVRLIRDILDSLAAHGFGRIVLVNGHGGNAPVQTLIDEWRGTHPGVSVKFHNWWKAPATWEKVMEIDPVASHASWMENFPFTRLDDVQYPEDQKPMLDVARIRELSPAEAKRYLGDGNFGGRYQRSDQDMLAVWRAGVEETRRVIAEDWP, from the coding sequence GTGAAAATCCGCGACATGAACTGGATGCAGGTTGAAGAATACCTCAAGAAGGACGATCGAGCGGTGCTGCCGATCGGCAGTACCGAGCAGCACGCCCAGTTGAGCCTGTGCGTGGACCATATATTGTCGGAACGGGTGGCGCTCGAGGCCGCGGAACCCTTGGAGGTGCCGGTATTTCCGGGCGTGCCCTACGGCATCACGCCGTATTTCATGGCATACCCCGGCACCATCAGCCTGACCGCGGATACCTACGTGCGCCTGATCCGCGACATCCTGGACAGTCTCGCGGCGCACGGGTTCGGACGCATCGTGCTGGTGAACGGCCACGGTGGGAATGCCCCGGTCCAAACCTTGATAGATGAGTGGCGGGGCACGCATCCGGGCGTGAGCGTGAAATTCCACAACTGGTGGAAAGCGCCCGCCACGTGGGAGAAAGTCATGGAAATCGATCCGGTGGCATCGCATGCTTCATGGATGGAAAACTTTCCCTTCACGAGGCTCGATGACGTCCAGTACCCGGAGGATCAGAAACCCATGCTGGACGTTGCGCGCATCCGCGAACTAAGTCCGGCGGAGGCAAAGCGCTACCTGGGCGACGGGAATTTTGGCGGCCGTTACCAGCGCTCCGATCAGGACATGCTGGCGGTATGGCGCGCGGGCGTGGAGGAAACGCGGAGAGTTATCGCCGAAGACTGGCCGTAG
- a CDS encoding MGMT family protein, translating into MYARIYAQVCAIPRGRVSTYGGIGKLVGCGPRQVGYAMASLPHGSKVPWQRVINHKGEISCRSHGCGSDGQRARLLEEGVFPDRKGRIDLKRFGWPDAKSGLTHLHGATIHASALRKNRGKTTASLRR; encoded by the coding sequence GTGTATGCGCGCATTTACGCCCAGGTGTGCGCGATTCCGCGCGGGCGCGTCAGCACCTACGGCGGAATCGGAAAATTGGTGGGTTGTGGCCCGCGCCAAGTCGGTTATGCGATGGCCTCCCTGCCCCACGGCTCCAAGGTTCCCTGGCAGCGGGTGATCAATCACAAGGGGGAAATCAGTTGTCGCAGCCACGGCTGCGGCTCTGACGGCCAGCGTGCTCGGCTATTGGAAGAAGGCGTGTTTCCCGACCGGAAAGGCCGGATTGATCTCAAACGTTTCGGCTGGCCAGACGCCAAGTCCGGCCTGACTCACCTGCATGGCGCTACAATTCATGCGTCGGCGCTCAGAAAAAACCGCGGTAAAACTACGGCCAGTCTTCGGCGATAA